A single window of Dermacentor albipictus isolate Rhodes 1998 colony chromosome 1, USDA_Dalb.pri_finalv2, whole genome shotgun sequence DNA harbors:
- the LOC135900234 gene encoding somatostatin receptor type 4-like, protein MEFSWSGRQLPYSPDMDGIGPLFYVAFAVLLVSGVVGNMSVVLMACCYGRVRTPAGLYVVNVAVADLLICTFGVLLDPVSVLLRRWPFGVVLCYACSFSEHLGVFVHGYTLVVAAARFVAGAPPKPGSCHLNNVGVWFLGTVVCLPHMLLIDSRALAVHGQCVVKWPGTVKMLEPFVSFAAIAAFPFLLVTVSYAWLRASLWLGRGTRRSFVRRASIVRVFWLMSLLLLLCRTPLHVTRCLLGVWTAMRASTHLTVVVLATRAIAAAVVCFTAAFFFDLSAKQLSRRVRQVPSVAANHGS, encoded by the coding sequence ATGGAGTTCTCGTGGTCTGGCCGGCAGCTCCCATATAGCCCCGATATGGATGGCATCGGACCGCTCTTCTACGTAGCGTTCGCCGTCCTCCTTGTATCTGGAGTCGTTGGCAACATGTCTGTGGTGCTCATGGCCTGCTGTTACGGCCGTGTGCGGACGCCCGCCGGCCTCTATGTTGTCAACGTAGCCGTCGCGGATCTACTCATCTGCACCTTCGGTGTGTTACTTGACCCCGTGTCAGTGCTCCTGCGTCGCTGGCCCTTTGGCGTAGTGCTTTGCTACGCGTGCTCCTTTTCCGAGCACCTTGGAGTGTTTGTGCACGGCTACACGCTCGTTGTGGCCGCCGCTCGCTTCGTCGCCGGCGCACCTCCCAAGCCGGGGTCTTGCCACCTGAACAACGTCGGCGTCTGGTTTCTGGGCACAGTCGTCTGCTTGCCTCATATGCTGCTCATCGATTCTCGCGCGCTGGCTGTCCACGGGCAGTGCGTTGTCAAGTGGCCCGGGACTGTCAAGATGCTGGAGCCGTTCGTCTCCTTTGCCGCGATTGCTGCATTTCCATTTCTGCTGGTCACAGTCTCGTACGCCTGGCTCCGAGCGTCCCTGTGGCTGGGCAGAGGCACGAGGCGTTCGTTTGTGCGGCGGGCGAGCATAGTGCGTGTCTTTTGGCTCATGTCACTACTGCTGCTGCTTTGTCGGACACCCCTGCACGTGACCCGGTGCCTGCTTGGCGTGTGGACAGCTATGAGGGCCAGTACACACCTCACCGTGGTGGTACTTGCCACGAGGGCAATCGCcgccgctgtcgtctgcttcacgGCAGCCTTCTTTTTCGATCTTAGTGCCAAGCAACTTTCGAGAAGGGTGAGACAGGTGCCCTCGGTAGCGGCAAACCACGGCTCATAA